One Blastocatellia bacterium genomic window, CTCGCAGGACGCCACGATCAGTCCCGACACGACGACCGCCCAACTCCGACATAGGTCAACCCCGCCTGAGAGATCGTCCGGGGATCAAGAGCATTTCGCCCGTCCACAAAGAGCGTGCCCGCCATAACTGACCGCAGTTTGTGAAAGTCAAGCCGGCGAAACTGATCCCATTCCGTTACGAGCACCACCGCATGGCAGTCTCTTGCCAGGTCCAGTTCGCTGGCAGCATAGATCAGCGCCAGATCCGGATATTCCGCACGCACGTTGGGCATGGCGACGGGGTCATAAACCTTCACCCGCGCGGCTCGCTCCAGCAGCGTTCGCGCGATTGTCAGACTGGGGGCATCGCGGATGTCATCTGTTCCCGGTTTGAAGGCGAGACCGAGAAGCCCAACGGTCTTGCCTTCGAGGCCGCCGAGAAACTGCTCCAACCGAGCCACGAGAGCATGGCGCTGCCGGGTGTTGGTATGGAGGACGGCTTTAAGCAGTTCCGGCTCATACCCCTGATCGGTGGCAGCTTTGATGAGGGCGGCGACGTCTTTGCCCAGACAGCTTCCGCCCCAACCGATTCCCGCCGACAGATAATGTGCGCCGATGCGATGATCCAGTCCGACGATCCGCATCACCTCGCAGACATCAGCACCGACGCGCTCACAAATGTTGGCGATTTCATTGGCAAAACTGATCCTCGTCGAGAGCAACGCATTCGCTGCGTATTTGGCCAGCTCCGCACTCCGCCGATCGGTGACAATAAGGGGCACGCGGGAGAGTCCCTTGGGACGAGGAGGTAATCCATCAGGGACGTCGAACGTCTGTCGGAGAATCGGCCCGTAAACTTCGGCGAGAATCGCCGTCGCTTGCTCATTCTCGGAGCCGATGACGATGCGGTCGGGATAGAGCCAGTCGCTGATGGCGCAGCCTTCACGGAGAAACTCCGGATTGCTGACAACGAACAATCGCTCCAGAACGGCAATCTGCGAAGAGGACTGAGCCCCCCGAGTGGCCCGAACAGCGTGCTCGAACGAGGCGCGGATAATCTCCTCCACACGGGCGCTCGTTCCGACGGGCATGGTGGATTTGGTGGCTACCACACGAACCCGTCCCTCCGAGGAGCTTGCCAGTGCTCGGCCGATAGCCTCGGCGACGGCTTCGACGCTGGTGAGATCCACACTCCCATCGGGTCGGCCCGGCGTCCCCACGGCGATGAAAATGACCTCCGATGCGCAGACGGCCGTGGCCAAATCCTCAGAGAAGGAGAGGCGTCCCGCTTTCATCCCCTCAGCAAGCAGCCGTTGCAACCCCGGCTCGTACAAGGGAGCAA contains:
- a CDS encoding UDP-glucose/GDP-mannose dehydrogenase family protein; its protein translation is MHITVVGNGYVGLVTAACLSFIGHRVIGVDNDRRKLAFLKEGIAPLYEPGLQRLLAEGMKAGRLSFSEDLATAVCASEVIFIAVGTPGRPDGSVDLTSVEAVAEAIGRALASSSEGRVRVVATKSTMPVGTSARVEEIIRASFEHAVRATRGAQSSSQIAVLERLFVVSNPEFLREGCAISDWLYPDRIVIGSENEQATAILAEVYGPILRQTFDVPDGLPPRPKGLSRVPLIVTDRRSAELAKYAANALLSTRISFANEIANICERVGADVCEVMRIVGLDHRIGAHYLSAGIGWGGSCLGKDVAALIKAATDQGYEPELLKAVLHTNTRQRHALVARLEQFLGGLEGKTVGLLGLAFKPGTDDIRDAPSLTIARTLLERAARVKVYDPVAMPNVRAEYPDLALIYAASELDLARDCHAVVLVTEWDQFRRLDFHKLRSVMAGTLFVDGRNALDPRTISQAGLTYVGVGRSSCRD